The following are from one region of the Alicyclobacillus fastidiosus genome:
- a CDS encoding BglG family transcription antiterminator encodes MTQKLTSRQKYMLHLIVESEGVSTDELVRRLEVSRRTIQRDLQALEGYLRKFKVEFSTTDKGLVLSGNKGQLSRALAELGKLPRTLALTPKDRAFYVAVELLLNEGPLKLSYLAKKLGVTSASISHDLDQVADWLRSRGLRLTRRRGYGVEVSGNEAMRLESIAELVYEQLPMHQLMVLFRREQERDTSLLHTWFIDWFGVRRLEDVRMVLSEELASLNPPLDEAAFYGFMLHVMLTCMRIERDAHLPAEPETAVSTVDTELCRRILHRLVTTATDIEGEVQYLAKHLRGAKVLMTEDSRILPLNITAMDLAYKLAQHLCRELHLPLTDDRDLLLGLAQHLEPAIYRMRTGLVIRNPLLEEIRRRYGQFFGAMRKASEQVLEPLGLTVPDAEIGYLTMHLGAAMERRKAGSTWRAKIVCPNGISSAELLASRMHNEFPQVRIVSVEAVHSLNDTDCDFIVSTVPVATKLRPTITVSPFLDAVDVEGVQNLLETLEGTFAPAARIYHEPELADSEQPSAFARALSERVVHATLVVDSVSSLIQDIAERAVASGDATDREQLTSAIVERERMGSIVLPGKQFAVLHARTDAMTRCHVAVYHLEPPITMQGVGQSAELVDAVLALFAPVEELSSRIHALGRLSAALVMDEQMVETLRTGSTEEVKSIIYHAMTDIQE; translated from the coding sequence ATGACACAGAAGTTAACGTCAAGACAAAAGTATATGCTGCACCTCATTGTCGAAAGCGAAGGGGTCAGCACCGACGAATTGGTACGTCGACTCGAGGTGAGTCGGCGTACCATTCAGCGCGATCTGCAAGCGCTTGAAGGGTACTTGCGGAAGTTCAAAGTCGAGTTTTCCACCACGGATAAGGGCCTCGTCCTCAGCGGAAATAAAGGGCAGCTTTCCAGGGCGCTCGCGGAGCTGGGGAAGTTGCCTCGAACACTGGCATTGACGCCTAAGGACCGGGCGTTTTACGTCGCGGTGGAGCTTCTGTTGAACGAGGGCCCGTTGAAACTGAGCTACCTCGCCAAGAAACTCGGTGTGACGAGCGCAAGTATCAGCCATGATCTCGATCAGGTAGCAGATTGGCTGCGGTCGCGTGGGCTTCGCCTGACCAGGCGCCGTGGTTATGGCGTCGAGGTAAGTGGAAACGAAGCCATGCGGCTCGAGTCGATCGCAGAGCTGGTGTATGAGCAGCTTCCGATGCATCAGCTCATGGTCCTTTTTCGGCGCGAACAGGAGCGAGATACGAGTCTATTGCACACGTGGTTCATCGATTGGTTTGGTGTGAGGCGCCTCGAGGACGTGCGGATGGTGCTGTCCGAAGAGCTAGCGTCCTTGAACCCACCGCTGGACGAGGCTGCATTTTACGGGTTCATGCTACACGTGATGTTGACCTGTATGCGCATTGAACGCGATGCGCATCTGCCCGCAGAACCGGAAACGGCGGTGTCCACCGTCGATACCGAACTGTGTCGCCGCATTCTGCACAGGTTGGTCACAACTGCGACAGACATCGAGGGTGAAGTGCAGTACCTCGCTAAACATCTGCGGGGTGCCAAGGTCTTAATGACGGAGGACAGCCGGATTTTGCCGTTGAACATCACGGCGATGGATCTCGCGTATAAACTCGCACAGCATCTGTGTCGGGAATTACACCTTCCACTGACGGATGACAGAGATCTGTTGCTCGGTTTAGCGCAGCATCTCGAGCCCGCCATTTATCGGATGCGCACGGGACTGGTCATTCGCAACCCGCTCCTCGAGGAGATCCGCCGAAGGTACGGGCAGTTTTTTGGAGCGATGCGCAAGGCGAGTGAACAGGTGCTGGAGCCGCTTGGGCTCACTGTGCCAGACGCCGAGATTGGATATTTGACGATGCATCTAGGCGCCGCTATGGAACGCCGGAAGGCAGGCAGCACGTGGCGGGCGAAAATTGTTTGTCCGAACGGAATCAGTTCAGCCGAGTTGCTCGCGAGCCGAATGCACAACGAGTTTCCACAGGTTCGCATCGTCAGTGTGGAAGCGGTGCATTCGCTCAACGATACCGACTGCGATTTCATTGTGAGTACGGTGCCTGTCGCGACGAAACTTCGACCGACGATTACAGTGTCTCCGTTCTTGGATGCCGTCGACGTGGAAGGGGTACAAAACCTCCTTGAGACGTTGGAGGGCACGTTCGCCCCGGCGGCCCGGATCTACCACGAACCGGAGTTGGCTGACAGTGAACAGCCTTCTGCCTTTGCACGGGCGTTGAGCGAGCGCGTCGTCCATGCCACATTAGTGGTCGACAGCGTATCGTCGCTGATTCAAGACATTGCCGAGCGCGCTGTGGCGTCGGGAGACGCGACCGATCGGGAGCAGTTGACGAGCGCCATCGTGGAACGGGAACGCATGGGCAGCATTGTGCTTCCCGGGAAGCAGTTTGCCGTGCTGCATGCGCGCACCGATGCGATGACGCGCTGCCACGTGGCGGTCTACCATCTAGAACCGCCGATCACGATGCAAGGTGTGGGGCAAAGCGCAGAGCTAGTCGACGCAGTGTTAGCCTTGTTCGCACCTGTCGAGGAGCTTTCTTCGCGGATTCACGCGCTTGGACGACTGAGTGCAGCGCTTGTGATGGACGAACAGATGGTTGAAACGCTTCGTACCGGGTCGACGGAGGAAGTAAAAAGCATTATCTATCACGCAATGACTGATATACAGGAGTGA
- a CDS encoding response regulator transcription factor has product MRILIVEDDAGLREVMSRVLSEESYQVDEAADGEEGLYFAQTGVYDALVIDIMLPELDGISLIRQIREKMMDVPAIFVTAKDSVDARVEGLNAGADDYLVKPFALEELLARVRALFRRNRGIDTEMTLRYGPLVLANHEAIVEGQHVNLSAREYALLEYLVLHKGQILTREQIFNRVWGIDTEAVGSVVDLYVHYLRKKLSAFGLDRHIRTIRSVGYTLREE; this is encoded by the coding sequence ATGCGGATTTTGATTGTCGAGGACGACGCTGGTCTACGCGAAGTCATGTCGAGAGTTTTGTCGGAAGAGTCTTATCAGGTCGATGAAGCGGCTGACGGTGAGGAGGGCTTGTACTTTGCGCAAACAGGTGTATACGATGCACTGGTTATCGACATCATGCTGCCAGAACTGGACGGAATTAGTCTGATCCGACAGATTCGCGAGAAAATGATGGACGTCCCGGCCATCTTCGTGACTGCCAAAGACAGTGTGGACGCTAGAGTTGAGGGGTTAAACGCGGGTGCAGATGACTATCTGGTCAAGCCGTTTGCCTTGGAAGAGTTGCTCGCGCGCGTTCGGGCGCTATTTCGCAGAAACCGCGGCATCGATACTGAGATGACCCTCAGGTATGGCCCGCTCGTCCTCGCGAATCACGAGGCCATTGTCGAGGGTCAACACGTGAATCTCAGCGCGAGGGAGTATGCGTTGCTCGAGTATTTGGTGTTGCACAAGGGACAAATTTTGACGCGTGAACAGATCTTCAATCGGGTGTGGGGAATTGACACAGAGGCGGTTGGGTCTGTGGTCGATTTGTACGTCCACTATCTGCGCAAGAAGTTGAGCGCATTTGGCTTGGACCGGCATATTCGCACGATTCGCAGCGTCGGCTATACGCTAAGAGAGGAATAG
- a CDS encoding HPr family phosphocarrier protein has protein sequence MEKVVTLKNGSGLHARPASLFVAEASKFAADVFIEVNGKRVNAKSILGLLTLGVPQGQSMTIITDGSDEEQALNTLTKLVEDGFGE, from the coding sequence ATGGAAAAGGTAGTTACGCTGAAAAACGGATCGGGACTTCACGCGCGTCCTGCATCCCTATTTGTCGCAGAGGCTTCTAAGTTTGCAGCGGACGTGTTCATCGAGGTCAACGGTAAGCGGGTCAACGCCAAGAGCATTCTTGGCTTGCTCACACTTGGAGTACCGCAGGGTCAATCGATGACGATCATTACCGATGGTTCCGACGAGGAGCAGGCTCTCAACACACTCACGAAACTCGTGGAAGACGGCTTTGGGGAATAA
- a CDS encoding threonine/serine exporter family protein: MTDKEIILEVSLLAGKIMLESGAETSRVEDTMERIIRHALHVEQDTTTYTYVTVNGIFVQLDHSKGTNFVRIDSRGHNLERITAVNQISRSFAGGDMTLREVYESLLTISGEDSSYPLWLRIICATVLSGSVVLIFGGRFVDLPAGMAAGLLCYLIHLVAWRVIKASFFAEYVAAFIGGTLAYCLTTVSSGNLDSVMMGAVAPLVPGIAITTAIRDIMAKHYLSGLIRGLEAIFIAGALGTGIATVYYIFIL, translated from the coding sequence GTGACAGACAAAGAAATCATTCTGGAAGTGAGCTTGCTCGCCGGCAAGATCATGCTGGAGAGTGGCGCGGAAACCAGTAGGGTGGAAGATACAATGGAGCGGATCATCCGCCACGCCCTGCATGTCGAACAGGACACGACGACGTACACGTACGTGACCGTAAACGGCATCTTCGTTCAGTTAGACCACAGCAAAGGCACAAACTTCGTGAGAATTGACTCGCGAGGACACAATTTGGAAAGAATCACGGCGGTCAATCAGATCTCCAGGTCGTTTGCAGGCGGCGACATGACGCTGCGCGAAGTGTATGAGTCGCTTCTGACCATCTCCGGTGAGGACAGCTCGTATCCACTATGGCTGCGAATCATCTGTGCCACTGTCCTCAGTGGCAGTGTGGTGCTGATTTTTGGAGGCCGCTTTGTCGACTTGCCTGCTGGGATGGCCGCGGGCCTTCTTTGCTATCTCATTCACCTAGTCGCCTGGCGCGTGATCAAGGCCTCGTTCTTCGCAGAATACGTCGCCGCATTTATCGGTGGGACGTTGGCATACTGCCTGACGACAGTCTCGAGCGGGAACCTCGACTCCGTCATGATGGGGGCCGTGGCTCCACTCGTTCCGGGTATCGCGATTACCACCGCCATCCGAGATATTATGGCAAAGCATTACCTTTCTGGGCTGATTCGAGGACTTGAGGCCATTTTTATCGCAGGTGCGCTCGGCACGGGAATTGCGACCGTTTATTACATCTTCATTCTTTAG
- a CDS encoding VanW family protein: protein MFTLLTITGLVSLFPLPCSNAALAAANPNRATVALTHRTDIIPSSPPVSMPYMPPNPSRPPGRDEALGLGLRYVLAERTTNYFHASPTQAKNIELVAKRLNGLILEPGQTFSYNHELGPYTAGNGYGWGRAFLGDRIVPSMGGGVCQGASTLYSALLRTGLPIVERHQHGLTVPYLPAGEDATVSEPTLDFRFQNNLPTPVMIGASADSQERFLTVALWGAKPLRPLMVHHRVISTSAYSTLHKRTDKLPKGQHHVMFPGQNGVQVETWVDNPADQVHSKRSFGVDTYLASPRVIEDGQG from the coding sequence TTGTTCACACTGTTGACGATCACTGGGCTTGTCAGCCTGTTTCCTCTGCCATGCAGCAACGCGGCACTAGCGGCCGCAAACCCCAACCGGGCAACTGTCGCTTTAACTCATCGTACGGACATCATCCCCAGTTCGCCGCCAGTGTCCATGCCGTACATGCCCCCCAATCCGAGTCGTCCGCCGGGGCGAGATGAGGCATTGGGGTTGGGCTTGAGGTATGTGCTGGCGGAGCGCACCACCAACTACTTTCATGCTAGCCCCACCCAAGCCAAGAACATCGAGTTGGTGGCGAAGCGCCTCAACGGATTGATTTTGGAGCCAGGCCAGACCTTTTCTTACAATCATGAGCTTGGTCCATACACCGCAGGCAACGGTTATGGGTGGGGGCGGGCGTTCCTTGGGGATCGCATTGTGCCTTCGATGGGCGGGGGCGTGTGCCAAGGCGCGAGCACGCTTTACTCTGCTTTGTTGCGAACTGGGCTACCGATTGTGGAACGGCATCAACACGGATTAACTGTCCCTTATCTTCCGGCAGGGGAGGATGCGACCGTCTCGGAACCGACGTTGGACTTTCGGTTTCAAAACAACCTCCCGACGCCGGTGATGATTGGAGCTTCAGCAGATTCACAAGAGCGGTTCCTCACTGTCGCATTGTGGGGGGCAAAGCCTCTTCGCCCGTTAATGGTGCACCACCGAGTGATCTCCACATCGGCGTACTCGACTTTGCACAAGCGGACAGATAAGTTGCCCAAGGGTCAGCACCACGTGATGTTTCCGGGGCAAAACGGCGTTCAGGTCGAAACGTGGGTCGATAATCCTGCCGACCAAGTGCATTCGAAGAGGAGCTTTGGTGTGGATACGTATTTGGCGAGCCCGCGGGTGATTGAGGACGGACAAGGCTGA
- a CDS encoding Cof-type HAD-IIB family hydrolase has translation MYKIVFFDIDGTLLNTRRELPESVVESVEKLRQNGILTAIATGRTPFNIEDVIRTLRIDTYVVYNGGLLVYQGEIMEQTEIDQGTLSSIVRRIQAHHHSLIVNEVDEFSVYTDDLEYVLGSLGKHWNREGMKRFDGIHGPVSQIELYCPFEEIHEYIDAYPNLTFHPWSTGASIFNVIPKGVSKAGGIETIIQRLGIDRSEVVAFGDGPNDLEMISFAGMGVAMGNAVDELKAVAKLTTRDADDDGIQYALQQLGLID, from the coding sequence ATGTACAAAATTGTATTTTTCGATATCGATGGAACGCTTTTGAACACGCGCCGGGAACTTCCTGAAAGCGTCGTCGAATCGGTTGAGAAGCTGCGACAAAATGGCATTCTTACGGCGATCGCTACGGGAAGGACGCCGTTCAATATCGAGGACGTCATTCGTACGCTACGGATCGATACGTATGTCGTCTACAATGGGGGACTGCTCGTCTACCAAGGGGAGATCATGGAGCAGACGGAGATCGACCAGGGGACGCTCTCATCCATCGTCCGCCGGATCCAAGCACATCACCACTCGCTCATCGTGAACGAAGTCGACGAGTTTAGCGTGTATACAGATGACCTCGAATACGTCTTGGGATCGCTTGGAAAGCATTGGAACCGAGAAGGCATGAAGAGGTTTGACGGCATTCATGGGCCGGTGTCGCAAATCGAGTTGTACTGCCCGTTTGAGGAGATTCACGAATACATAGACGCATACCCAAATTTGACGTTTCATCCATGGTCGACTGGTGCCAGCATCTTTAACGTGATCCCCAAGGGCGTATCAAAAGCCGGGGGAATTGAGACCATAATCCAGAGGCTCGGCATCGACCGGTCGGAAGTGGTGGCCTTCGGCGACGGACCGAACGATCTAGAAATGATTTCGTTCGCAGGGATGGGTGTCGCGATGGGAAACGCAGTGGATGAGTTAAAGGCGGTTGCGAAGCTTACGACGAGGGATGCGGATGACGACGGGATACAATACGCATTGCAACAATTGGGGCTCATCGACTGA
- a CDS encoding HAMP domain-containing sensor histidine kinase has protein sequence MFRKTRLRLVLLNSIVFFCLLLFFGIVLYFFTAHQLCHQEDETLLQTAQQIQAGDVDAISEHPHDGHSPDRDHNGPDGPDEHRELQQSHIIYVLRDASGKLLGQVPERLTSKELAQLPAKLPVECTSTISLGQSSFRQYTLDVPSGLVTQGKASVREVQILYDRAEDEAFLHSLLTVIAITTAICAGLAMAAGLYLANRALIPIQNSWNKQQQFVADASHELRTPLTVLQMHLERLFRHPSHTVEQEGESILRLVKETTRMRRLVTDLLTLARGDSNQVQLLMRPVRMDLLIGTVVEQFRDVAEQKDIHLAAAQVTPVTIRADEERLQQLLTILLDNALKFTDHGGRVEVNFAVAANAVQLTVSDNGIGVSEEDLPKVFDRFFQANKARSSGGTGLGLAIAKWIVDEHHGKIWAESRLHEGMTVHVVLPFKATDSASG, from the coding sequence GTGTTTCGAAAGACAAGACTGCGGCTTGTACTCTTAAATTCCATCGTGTTTTTCTGTCTATTGCTGTTCTTTGGAATCGTACTGTACTTCTTTACAGCGCATCAGTTGTGCCATCAAGAGGATGAGACGCTGTTGCAGACGGCGCAGCAAATTCAAGCGGGGGACGTCGACGCCATCTCTGAACACCCACACGATGGGCATTCGCCCGATCGGGATCACAATGGCCCCGACGGACCCGATGAGCACCGCGAGCTCCAACAGTCACACATCATTTACGTTCTGCGGGATGCATCCGGAAAACTACTGGGGCAAGTGCCGGAAAGGTTGACCAGCAAAGAGCTAGCACAACTCCCTGCAAAATTGCCTGTGGAGTGTACCAGCACCATCAGCTTAGGTCAAAGCTCGTTTCGGCAGTACACGCTTGACGTGCCTTCCGGACTCGTCACCCAAGGCAAGGCGAGTGTGCGGGAAGTTCAGATTCTGTACGATCGCGCAGAAGACGAGGCATTTCTTCACAGTCTGTTGACCGTGATCGCGATCACGACAGCCATTTGCGCGGGCCTCGCAATGGCGGCCGGTCTGTATCTCGCGAATCGGGCACTGATCCCGATTCAAAATTCGTGGAACAAGCAGCAGCAGTTCGTCGCCGATGCATCGCATGAATTACGCACGCCACTTACGGTGTTGCAGATGCATTTGGAGCGGTTGTTCCGGCATCCTTCACATACGGTCGAACAAGAGGGCGAGAGCATTCTGCGGCTCGTCAAGGAGACGACCCGAATGCGACGCCTCGTCACCGATTTGTTGACGCTCGCGAGGGGTGACTCCAATCAAGTGCAGTTGCTGATGAGGCCAGTGCGGATGGACTTGCTCATCGGGACTGTCGTTGAACAGTTCCGCGATGTTGCGGAGCAAAAGGACATCCATCTGGCCGCGGCACAAGTGACGCCAGTCACGATCCGCGCAGACGAAGAGCGACTACAGCAACTGTTGACGATTCTGCTCGACAACGCCCTGAAGTTCACAGACCATGGAGGTCGCGTCGAAGTGAACTTTGCGGTCGCGGCAAACGCCGTTCAACTCACCGTTTCGGACAACGGTATCGGGGTGTCGGAGGAGGACTTGCCAAAGGTATTCGATCGATTCTTTCAAGCGAATAAGGCGAGATCGAGCGGCGGAACGGGATTGGGGCTGGCCATTGCCAAGTGGATCGTCGATGAACATCACGGTAAAATTTGGGCGGAAAGTCGGCTGCATGAGGGAATGACCGTCCACGTGGTTTTGCCGTTCAAAGCCACCGATTCGGCATCGGGATGA
- a CDS encoding PTS sugar transporter subunit IIA, producing MNTLQESNIILNVASEDKDAAIQRVGNKLVENGYVEARYVEGMLAREASMTTYIGNGVAIPHSMPEYVQHILHSGIVIAQYPVGVDFGNGNVAHLVVGIAGKGEEHMEVLSKIAIVCSEQENVDKLVNAKTAREVIEVVEQGDDL from the coding sequence ATGAACACCCTTCAAGAATCGAACATTATCTTAAACGTCGCTAGCGAAGACAAAGACGCTGCCATTCAGCGGGTCGGCAACAAGCTGGTCGAAAACGGCTACGTCGAGGCGCGCTATGTCGAGGGGATGCTCGCTCGTGAGGCCTCGATGACCACCTACATTGGAAATGGCGTCGCCATTCCGCACAGCATGCCAGAATACGTACAACATATTCTTCACTCGGGGATCGTGATTGCACAGTATCCCGTTGGTGTAGATTTCGGGAACGGCAATGTGGCGCACCTAGTCGTCGGTATCGCAGGCAAAGGTGAGGAACACATGGAAGTCCTGTCGAAAATCGCGATCGTGTGTTCCGAGCAGGAGAATGTCGACAAACTCGTCAACGCCAAGACTGCCCGTGAGGTCATCGAAGTGGTCGAGCAAGGTGACGACCTATGA
- a CDS encoding threonine/serine exporter family protein, giving the protein MVYQICLNIVLSFLSSITFAVISNVPRKSLLTGGIVGTIGWLGFWGLSLHHAGIFLSSFVCSLLLALAAHVASRLHKMPLIVFYIPGLVPVVPGISSYEAFRALLTHHYSTAMFGFINVIFSAVGITCGLVAADIVMRLVFSYKLVGRRTP; this is encoded by the coding sequence ATGGTTTATCAAATATGCCTGAACATCGTGCTTAGCTTTTTGTCCTCGATCACGTTCGCTGTGATCAGTAACGTTCCACGAAAATCATTGCTGACCGGAGGTATTGTTGGAACGATCGGATGGCTTGGATTCTGGGGGTTGAGCCTGCATCACGCGGGCATCTTCCTCTCGAGTTTCGTCTGCTCCCTGTTGCTGGCGCTGGCTGCTCATGTCGCCTCGCGGCTTCACAAAATGCCGTTGATCGTCTTTTACATTCCCGGCCTTGTCCCTGTGGTACCCGGCATTTCGTCGTATGAAGCTTTCCGCGCCCTGCTCACGCACCACTACTCGACCGCCATGTTCGGATTCATCAACGTGATTTTTAGTGCGGTAGGGATTACGTGCGGGTTGGTCGCCGCTGACATCGTCATGAGGCTGGTATTCTCGTACAAGCTAGTTGGCAGGCGAACTCCGTAA
- a CDS encoding PTS mannitol transporter subunit IICB — MVQDSPATGSGGKARAGMQRFGGFLAGMVMPNIPAFIAWGLITAFFIPTGWTPNAHLGQLVTPFVNFLIPVLIGLTGGRLVHGDRGAVVGALATAGVAVGSTEPMFIGAMIMGPLGGYLIKQFDRLIKDRIPSGFEMLVNTFSAGIIGGGLSLLGLVVVNPVMTVVSNALGAAATWITAIHLLPLIAIFIEPGKVLFLNNAINHGILDPLGLQQAKQAGKSIFFLLETDPGPGLGVLVAYWLFGKGTVKQSAPGAVIIEFFGGIHEIYFPYILMKPILILAVIGGGMAADTTFMLLHAGLVATASPGSIIAEMMMAPRGGYLPILAGIFVGAAVSFLISSLFLSRSKDDISGDTLAEAKSMVKDMKAQSKGQATTPSVAGGTPTATDVLTDIPSRVIFACEAGMGSSAMGASLLKKRLKDAGYDIPVEHLPVNQLPSDAQVVFTQSSLSERAGQVATGAKIYIVENFLDKSTYEKFVNDLNRLR, encoded by the coding sequence ATGGTACAGGATTCACCGGCTACCGGCTCCGGGGGGAAAGCCCGCGCGGGTATGCAACGGTTTGGTGGTTTCCTCGCCGGCATGGTGATGCCTAACATTCCGGCATTTATCGCATGGGGACTCATTACGGCTTTCTTTATTCCAACAGGTTGGACGCCCAATGCTCATCTGGGACAACTCGTCACACCATTTGTGAACTTTTTAATCCCTGTTCTGATTGGTCTTACGGGTGGTAGGTTGGTCCACGGTGACCGCGGTGCGGTCGTCGGTGCGCTGGCGACAGCGGGTGTCGCGGTCGGCTCCACTGAGCCGATGTTCATCGGTGCGATGATCATGGGGCCGCTTGGCGGCTATCTGATCAAACAGTTCGACAGGTTGATCAAGGACCGCATTCCGTCTGGCTTTGAGATGTTGGTCAACACGTTTTCCGCAGGCATCATCGGCGGGGGGCTTTCACTGCTCGGCCTAGTCGTCGTCAACCCTGTGATGACGGTGGTGTCGAACGCGCTCGGCGCTGCGGCCACCTGGATCACGGCAATTCACTTGCTGCCGCTGATCGCGATTTTCATTGAGCCAGGTAAAGTGCTGTTTTTGAACAATGCCATCAACCACGGCATTCTCGATCCGTTGGGCCTTCAACAGGCAAAACAAGCCGGGAAGTCAATTTTCTTCCTATTGGAAACAGACCCGGGACCGGGCCTTGGCGTCTTGGTTGCGTATTGGCTGTTCGGCAAAGGAACGGTTAAACAATCCGCACCTGGCGCCGTGATCATTGAGTTCTTCGGGGGTATTCACGAGATTTACTTCCCGTACATCTTGATGAAACCGATTTTGATTTTGGCCGTGATCGGTGGCGGCATGGCTGCGGATACAACCTTCATGCTGTTGCACGCAGGATTGGTTGCCACGGCGTCGCCAGGCAGCATTATCGCTGAGATGATGATGGCGCCACGCGGCGGCTACCTTCCGATTTTGGCTGGTATCTTCGTGGGTGCAGCTGTTTCGTTCCTGATTTCGTCCTTGTTCTTGAGTCGTTCCAAGGACGATATCAGCGGAGACACGCTTGCTGAAGCGAAGAGTATGGTCAAAGACATGAAGGCACAAAGTAAGGGCCAAGCGACAACGCCTTCTGTAGCAGGTGGAACACCTACCGCAACAGACGTACTCACAGATATCCCGAGCCGCGTCATTTTCGCCTGTGAGGCCGGTATGGGATCGAGTGCGATGGGCGCATCTTTGCTGAAAAAACGCTTGAAGGATGCGGGCTACGACATTCCAGTTGAACATTTGCCAGTCAACCAACTGCCGTCTGACGCTCAAGTCGTCTTTACCCAAAGCAGTCTGTCCGAACGCGCAGGACAGGTTGCGACTGGCGCGAAAATCTACATTGTGGAAAACTTCTTAGACAAGAGCACCTACGAAAAATTTGTCAACGATTTGAATCGGCTTCGCTAA
- a CDS encoding mannitol-1-phosphate 5-dehydrogenase, with amino-acid sequence MKKAVHFGAGNIGRGFIGLLLNGAGYEVVFADVVPSLIEQINLARSYRVITLDAQVETQTVRNVRAVLLDSEECRKEIVDADLVTTAVGLGNLVNVAAIVVDGLRLRKQQNNDQVLNIMACENAIRATSTLKDEVLSRCDDELRNWISSHVGFADVAVDRIAPNRAGHAVEPLDSVVERYFEWDIETPSLKGALDVPGATFVEQLDPYLERKLFILNGAHATAAYAGYHKKYATILEAMNDPEIAETVTSVQQEAISGLVHCYPSLQLDALEQYAASVRARFLNPHIQDDVARVGRDPLRKLSAQDRLVRPLHLAHQAAKETPGIVRALALGFAYDNPEDAAAVQVQKQIQELGIERAVSNVTGISDPATLRQIVDEYQAL; translated from the coding sequence ATGAAAAAGGCTGTCCATTTCGGAGCAGGGAATATCGGTCGAGGTTTCATTGGCCTGCTACTGAACGGTGCCGGATACGAGGTCGTCTTCGCGGACGTCGTCCCTTCGCTGATCGAGCAGATCAATTTGGCGAGATCGTATCGGGTCATCACGCTCGATGCACAGGTTGAGACACAGACGGTGCGAAATGTCCGCGCCGTCCTCTTGGATTCAGAGGAGTGTCGAAAGGAAATTGTCGACGCGGACCTCGTCACCACCGCCGTTGGACTAGGGAACTTGGTGAACGTGGCGGCCATCGTCGTGGATGGACTGCGGCTGCGCAAGCAACAAAACAACGATCAAGTGCTCAACATCATGGCCTGCGAAAATGCCATTCGCGCGACGAGCACGCTCAAGGACGAAGTGCTGTCGCGGTGTGACGACGAGTTGCGCAATTGGATCTCGTCGCATGTGGGCTTCGCGGATGTCGCCGTGGACCGGATCGCGCCGAATCGTGCGGGACATGCTGTCGAGCCGCTGGACTCGGTAGTAGAGCGGTATTTTGAATGGGACATTGAGACGCCTTCTTTGAAAGGTGCACTCGACGTTCCTGGTGCTACCTTTGTCGAACAACTCGATCCCTATCTCGAACGGAAGCTCTTCATTCTCAACGGGGCACATGCGACTGCGGCGTACGCTGGATACCACAAGAAGTACGCGACAATTTTAGAAGCGATGAACGACCCGGAAATTGCAGAGACCGTCACCAGCGTTCAGCAAGAGGCTATTTCCGGCTTAGTCCATTGCTATCCGAGCTTGCAATTGGACGCATTGGAGCAGTATGCAGCCAGTGTGCGCGCGCGTTTTCTGAATCCGCATATTCAGGATGACGTCGCGCGAGTCGGGCGTGATCCACTGCGGAAGTTGTCTGCTCAGGATCGGTTGGTTCGCCCACTCCACCTCGCTCACCAGGCGGCGAAGGAGACGCCGGGCATCGTGCGGGCGCTAGCGCTTGGGTTTGCGTATGACAACCCTGAGGACGCCGCAGCAGTTCAGGTACAAAAACAGATTCAGGAGCTGGGAATCGAGCGCGCAGTGTCCAATGTCACAGGGATTTCAGATCCCGCTACGCTTCGACAGATCGTTGACGAATACCAGGCTTTATAG